ggtttttttttaatgatttatttatactGGACTCTTCtttttctacactaaattaaatcacttggcacaaaaattaaaaaaaaaacttaaattagatggaacatgtgacacaaaattaaactctaattgaaatccaatttttatattgaattaattcacttggcacaaattTAAAGACTTAGATTAGATGGAACATGTGGAACAAGattaaactctaattaaatttcaaatttaattggattttctcttagttttagctatatatataaattacagAATTTATAATTTGTATATGGGGACCTTTTTAAGatgtgggtttttattttgttatacaATCTTTTAAGGATTGAATATATGAGAATCTTCCAAATTAAAGTCCGttttctccaaatttttttatttgttagacAATTATTTTcgggtttggcttacctctagtattcttttaaaaagatttatttatttatttttttttttgtttttgttttaatgaaagactgtcacatcatccactaactaaataaaatgtggagattaaaacctactaccacttgtcattgtatatttaaaataaaaagacatgtccagttaaaaaagtatcgGAGATAagtcaaatttattattcaattggaCACACTCATAATTTATTCAATAGGTTTCTCTAAAAATGGAGGTAGTGAAagacatttttatttaattattaagaaGCATAAAAATGAGTTAATTATCCTACTCGATGAAGCAATGGACGACTTTCATCAGTCCATGTTGCATCATGCATGcgacgacaacaacaacaataattaagtTTTAGTCCCAATATTTTTGGGCCGGTTATAGATGCTAAACAAATTGATTAGGGTTGATTATATATGTTGCTTTCTATCATTATAGCCCGTCATACTCTTGGCTCCTTAATTGGCATATCTTATTagcataaaatagaaaataagtaaTCTCGATGGAATACAAACCACACTAAATTCTCAAAATGACCTTGATCAAGATGCTTAAGAATGTCAAGCTCCCAATTAATTCTAGCGTTCTTGATGGCTTTTCCAACTAGATCCGTTGCTGATAAAACTTACAAACATAATTAATTCTTTTCCTTTGTTATAGAATTAAACATTAACATTTATATgtggtttgtgatttttttttttttgggtgcaaagGTTACACATGCGCAAGGCAAAGTTAGCGGACTTTCAAATGCTAATGAGAATCTCACCATGAAAGCCCATGCGCTATCCCATCAACCAGCCCAACCAATTGTTCCCATGGCTTAACCTCATATGATGCCCAAGCCGATTAGGCATGTTTCTACTAGTTTGGCCCAAagttttttttagcttttaaatAGTCTCAGAGTATTGTTTGGCTAGCTCAATTAACAAgggttttattttcatttttcacaatGGATGTATATGTAATTATGTATTGCCTATATCAAGAAAAACCATTTTTAAAAGAACTGGAGGGGACTACTTTTATTGTATGGTCTATAAATTTAATGGGCCTCTAATgaaagttaataaataaataaaaaaaatttaacaagttTAACTCATGTCTGGGTCGAAAAGCATTTTGGAATATCAGCTTGTTTAAATTTGGTTTAGTccaaatataagtttttttgggtcaaacaaGTGAATTGTCCTCTAGTGGATTGCGGCATACCATAGTCTAATATAAAGTCTTGTTTATCTATCTTATGATGTAAAGcccaaaaatttaataaataaaaactattatttttaaattatattatgttcaaatgttcaatattttatttataaattttactgtAATTGTGGTAGTTtaataatgtaaaaattgtcaatattccaaaaattttactcttcatttttctctctctatcaattaaaattagaattaatagtTTTTAAGACAAATTCATTACTGAAATCCATTGTTTAATAATGGAAGTCCAACACTGCCAAGAGAGGCAATGACCAtcaaaaatatgatatttattttaatactaattattttgatatttttagaattaaaagttataaaatacattttataaatatatgaaaatagtccaattaatgtattaaattattaaaaaatgatggattttttcttcttctaatttaTGTATTGCTTACAAAATATTAAGtaataatacattttacatttatatctAACTCCAAAATTTGTTGAGTTGCCCCTAGATTAGGGCATATTTTTGCAGATCGGGAATTTGAGTGAGGTTTGAAAAGAGTCTATTTTATGTTGAATTGAGGTATTCAATAGAAACAACACTATTTAgaatttacaagtttttttaaaaattttattttacatttaaaataCTCTACACATGAAATGTCTTCAAAGAAATATGACCATATTTTGCATAAAATGCATTTAACATGCCAATAACATGGTTAATATTtaatgattttgacatgatcaTAGTAGTATTAGTACAAAGAAACCAATTCAATTGAAtctaaagttataaaaaaaaaaaaaaaaaatcaaattgatggTTTGGCAAAAAAGTATTAATCAACGATTACCACTATTAATTGGGatgttcaaaaaaattattaagttttcATAAAATGTATTACTTTAAATTGTTACTTCCATTAATTAAGCAAATGGATCTATGcagttcaaaaggaaaaaagatatataaggtTATGTGTTTGTCTTCAATTAAAAGACATCTTACTTAGCAAAATTGGGATAAAATCATAAAAGATCTATCATCTATGGTATATGATCTAACCAGATACATGTAAacgatatatattttttaactagACAAAAACTAAAGGTGAATCCCTTCTATTTCTTTTGATGGATTGTATTAGCCAAAATTAGAGCGTTGATTTTGTCTGTactcttaatttatttgtttattatttatagGAGTTATTCTTCCATCTCAGAAATACTAGAAGTCATTTCtgtgtgggttccagttagctcaattagtaaagtctctgatagtcgTATAAAATATTTGGGGtggttcaatctccgcctacaccaaaaactgattggttttttggtctaatgataaagagctattatcaggagtgaccgccataagttgaaactttcttaaaataaaataaaataaaataaaataaagaagaaagaaagaaaggagaagaagtCATTTCTGCTTTAAAGCAAAATATGCTATGTATCAATACAGAAGACTAAATGGTctttaagaaaattgaaaaaataataacaaaacaaagaaggaaataatgccttattttttccttttagtgaAGAAGCATTAATTTCCTTGCACCGATAGTTATTCTTGttccaattgttttttttttttttttttttttttttttttttttttttttttatgagaaagtCTTGTTCCAATTGTTCATTCCCAAAAATAGACCCCACCAAAATTCTAACCTTTAAGCCATACGAATCAGCTTCTTCGAAATCAGTATATTGTGATGATGAAAAATGTGGTTGGGTTTTAAGCactgatattaaaaataaatgtgatttttatttCAACCCTTGCCCTGACTACCAATTTTTGTTTGTTGCATGGTCCACAGATGGGATTTCATTAGGCTCAACAAATGGGCACTTGTTGTTAGAGACCCTAAACTGTGCCTGATTTTCTAGTTGGTTGCTCAATTTCCTCAACCCATCAACCTTTGGGAGTCGTTCGGTTTGGTGATACCCCACAATCATTGCCTTCTCAATTGGGTCTAACCAAATTCTCGTATTGTTTGTTGTCTCACTTTTACGATGACACAAAGGAGAGCACTGACCTTATTTTGGACCTTGATGGTGAATTAGAAGCAAAAGGCCTTAGCTACACACCATTGATCCCAAGCAAGTCTGTCTCTACAGGTTTTCATTTTTATGGCTATCGTTACGTTATTCTTTTGGAAATTGTCGTTGGTGATACGCATGTTATGATTCCAGATAAATTTCGTGTGCTAGGACCTGATGGCAATGGTGGAACTATATTGGACGCAGGGTCACCTTACACGTATATGGAAAGGTCAATTTATCAAAACGTGTCAGAAGCGTTTGAGAGTCAAATGGGACGTTATGCTGGAGCTCCTGACATTGGTGTTCTTGGGTCATGTTTCCAACTTATTCCCAATGAGGTGTCGTTGTATTATCCGCCATTAACTTTGATATTAATTTGAAGGTGATGCGAAGATGGAATTGTCATCGATACATTATTTGCTGTTGGATGATCGTTCCAACTCCGTTTGTCTCTCATTCATAACTGATGATGTTGGCGGTGTTGGTATTAACGTTGGTTTGAGTGGTGGGCCATCGATAATTTTGGGTAATTGTCTTCGACAGTCTATttatatggagtttgatttggAAAATTCAAGACTGGGATTTCTGAAACAAGCTTGTTACTAAAACAACCTTGATGCTAAATTGGTACTTGAGAATGCAAACATGGAAATAAGAGCTAGATTAAGAGTTATGTAGTGTGTACTTTGCAATTCTATCTGGACCATCTTAGCATGTGTTGCGTGTTTGTTTGGAGTGTGAGGCTTGTATGGGTTTTGGCCTAGTGTACTagtgtattttgttttgatcaaaacgatatttttttttttttttttttttttttttaatgttgtttagtATTTGGTagcattaataaaatgagtcaaagaaaaacaataatattttatcaacaaaaaaaatatgatttatttttaaatattgttttctactatatatatatatatatatatttggttggTTGGAAATTAAACAGCTCTATCTCAGGCGGAACTAGGAATTAACTTCGGGGGgaccatatataatttttgtgtatgtgtgtgtgtatgaaatgtaaaatagtaatgTACAATACTTCGTAACTTAATATATGctataaataaaaatgcattaattaaaattaaacaattatgagacaaaattaataaaacaatttaatatattataaggaatataaaaaagaaagcaatgaaaagtaaattaaaaaaatcaaaataaagcaAATAGTACATGGGAAGAGTTAAAAACAGTGAGTATCAAGGTATAGATAGGGCCGGTTAGCTATGGGGCATAGATAGATAAAGCATTGCTGCATAGTTAGGTGACTTGTGGATGAGGATGAGGGGCCCACGGTACAAACAAAAGCTTCAATCTTTCACTTGTGACTTCTGCACAAAAGAAAGGTGAGGCAAACACCCCGAGAGTTGGTGGTGTGACACATTAACaaagtttttgatttttcaatttttctaccGTACAAGTAAGCAGAGTTCGTGGTGTCaagtttttgacttttcaatttttctaccATACAAGtaagcgagagagagagagagagagagagagagagagagagagatctaccGTACAAGTAAGCAGAGTTCGTGGTGTCaagtttttgacttttcaatttttctaccatacaagtaagagagagagagagagagagagagagagagagagagtgagttggTGGTGTGGCACATTAACAaagtttttgacttttcaatttttctaccATACAAGTAAGCTCTAGATATGTTAggataaaaattataatttttttttcctttttttgttgaggtaattattaaaatacttatgtgttcattttaaagatattgaatgtttaattattgtaatttgttgatatatgtatttatagactgtattttatttaaatgaaaattatgtttatttttagactttcttaaatatatatgtatattatcaaGTATGGAGGCCAAAATAATAAGGttacttaaaaattttcaaattatttaggatatttccaaaaaaaaaaagaaagaaattttttgggggggggaggCCCCCCTTGGTCTTCAAGGGGCTACGCCACTGCTCTATCTTGTAGCAAGTTAAATAAGGGATGATAGGGGAGATtgttttcaactcatttaaggttGATACTAAACATaggaaaataagataattttataaaaaattatttttggaaaatgaatcattttctaGAAAGCATTATCGCCAAAATAATCAAAGCCTTATATTATACTCCTATATATTCTTTGTACAACACACATATCATGCTTATATAAAGTCAATCCCCTATACATCTTCCACATTGTTCAATATAATAAGTCATTCAATTAGTTGATATATCCACCAAGTCTTCTCCACTAAGACCCTTTTATGCAGGGTAGAGtaagaaatttttgtttaggGGCCAAGTTGCGACACTACTATATTAGTCAAGATGACACCCCCCGCCCCCTACACATAtgcacattaaaaaaaagtgcttagtatatattttctattaaaattatgtttgatgatgatttttcatagaataaaattc
The sequence above is drawn from the Quercus robur chromosome 7, dhQueRobu3.1, whole genome shotgun sequence genome and encodes:
- the LOC126691007 gene encoding aspartic proteinase nepenthesin-2-like; protein product: MVYDLTRYMSYSSISEILEVISVWVPVSSISKVSDSLGCSISSTHQPLGVVRFGDTPQSLPSQLGLTKFSYCLLSHFYDDTKESTDLILDLDGELEAKGLSYTPLIPSKSVSTGFHFYGYRYVILLEIVVGDTHVMIPDKFRVLGPDGNGGTILDAGSPYTYMERSIYQNVSEAFESQMGRYAGAPDIGVLGSCFQLIPNEVSLYYPPLTLILI